From the Elusimicrobiota bacterium genome, one window contains:
- a CDS encoding exodeoxyribonuclease V subunit gamma: MLKVFYGPFHPDLEDAFAARLKELAALKGPVAIVAPSRRMVERLERLAAVEKDLPLLDFHFHTFHSLALAVTEDSRGDDRLISDPVFHDRVVDSLLTKQPALGRVFGGEARPRALASALRSSMRDLIDAGVRAADIEEVFGEELVRQPQERERLQALLELCRRYEERLAQLRIASPSAITRLAAEQADSSELLGRFQEVLYYGFYDLTGLQLEFFEAVCSRCPTRLYFPFRKGHPAFRFAEPFFEQKLMSHDAEEVPRSPKGRPVLDAALEGLFNPEAKPVESPLVVISASGARDEAWAAAKEILRLVEDEGCAYEDIGVVARTLEPYRNALAEVFRENDIPLHITGGEAFLRQPLAKCALNLLALRARDFPAEVVADIFSSPYFRGPAPVSDWRRLLSHLGIHAGWQQWRGKLETRADGPVQLRPEQVRDGGPGFQVPRKEVEGLWKLVLGLHEELADQKGLAWSARARQARALLEKHLCLPKDADARELAVWQTLMAELGSLEAFDLLQEPCDAAVFLETLSDKLRRASLDPERGGVGVRARDAMDARGESFRVLFLIGLKEGLFPRTVLEDPLLRDGARAALRHPAGYWIAQKAAGHEEERLLFYLMAASAAERLFCVFPRSDEAGRAQVPSLYLRELCRVAGLDFTGGAVRAVPRQPAAKLAQLDARAAAPQELVLRLALEGRGAEGRLPDTIADARLLDEVLERASALAAWGQAGPFDGLVGPPREFLQTLARKGLSPSALDSFAACPFQFFAARVLGLGEPEAAARLGEVPASLRGRIYHEILERFYRGAPASLWDRDEDWERRLEAGVEAVFAGRGWQETGVYPLLWQAVREAVTENLREFLAWDRAEALRTGLRPARFEEHLEGEAAEPRPSELGAVKFHGIADRIDLAADGRWRVVDYKTRWSRGGNLGRLAGQGRLHQLPLYAELGRRLPGHADLESACLYVLEDSLETTGRERCRRYEPERLNEDRTAFLEAVAGRLRRMRAGRFPITPEDGEHGICSWCPFPSLCRKSHGPSRVRAAALASRTVAGEPTSGR, encoded by the coding sequence ATGCTCAAGGTCTTCTACGGTCCCTTCCACCCGGACCTGGAGGACGCCTTCGCCGCCCGCCTCAAAGAGCTCGCGGCCCTCAAAGGCCCCGTCGCGATCGTGGCCCCGTCGCGCCGCATGGTCGAGCGGCTTGAGCGCCTGGCCGCAGTCGAGAAGGACCTGCCGCTGCTCGACTTCCACTTCCACACCTTCCATAGCTTGGCTTTGGCCGTCACGGAGGACTCCCGCGGCGATGACCGGCTCATCTCGGACCCCGTGTTCCACGACCGCGTGGTCGACTCGCTGCTGACCAAGCAGCCCGCCTTGGGCCGCGTCTTCGGCGGCGAAGCCCGGCCCCGGGCTCTGGCATCGGCCTTGCGCTCCAGCATGCGCGACCTCATAGACGCGGGCGTGCGCGCCGCGGACATAGAGGAAGTCTTCGGCGAAGAGCTCGTGCGCCAGCCCCAGGAGCGTGAACGCCTGCAAGCCCTGCTCGAACTCTGCCGCCGCTACGAAGAACGTCTGGCCCAACTGCGCATCGCCTCGCCCTCCGCCATCACGCGCCTGGCCGCGGAGCAGGCCGACTCCTCCGAGCTCCTCGGCCGCTTCCAGGAGGTCCTCTACTACGGCTTCTACGACCTCACCGGCCTGCAGCTCGAATTCTTCGAGGCCGTCTGCTCCCGCTGCCCCACCCGCCTCTACTTCCCGTTCCGCAAGGGCCACCCCGCTTTCCGTTTTGCCGAGCCGTTCTTCGAGCAGAAGCTCATGTCCCACGACGCCGAGGAAGTCCCTCGCTCGCCCAAAGGACGGCCTGTCCTCGATGCCGCTTTGGAGGGACTATTCAACCCCGAGGCAAAGCCCGTCGAGTCGCCGCTCGTCGTGATCTCAGCCTCGGGCGCCCGCGACGAAGCCTGGGCCGCGGCCAAGGAGATCCTGCGCCTCGTTGAGGACGAAGGCTGCGCCTACGAGGACATCGGCGTGGTCGCGCGCACCCTCGAACCCTATCGCAACGCCCTCGCGGAAGTCTTCCGCGAGAACGACATCCCCCTGCATATCACCGGCGGCGAGGCCTTCCTGCGCCAGCCCCTGGCCAAATGCGCCCTGAACCTCCTCGCCTTGCGCGCGCGCGACTTCCCGGCCGAGGTCGTGGCAGACATCTTCTCCTCGCCCTATTTCCGCGGCCCGGCTCCGGTCTCGGACTGGCGCCGGCTGCTCTCGCATCTCGGCATCCACGCCGGCTGGCAGCAGTGGCGCGGCAAGCTGGAGACGCGCGCCGACGGCCCGGTGCAGCTGCGTCCCGAGCAGGTCCGCGACGGCGGCCCCGGCTTCCAGGTTCCCCGCAAGGAGGTGGAAGGACTCTGGAAGCTGGTCTTAGGACTCCATGAAGAGCTCGCCGACCAGAAGGGGCTTGCCTGGTCGGCGCGGGCCCGCCAAGCCCGGGCCCTTCTGGAGAAGCACCTCTGTCTGCCCAAGGACGCCGACGCCCGCGAGCTCGCGGTCTGGCAGACGCTCATGGCCGAACTCGGCTCCCTGGAAGCCTTCGACCTCCTGCAGGAGCCCTGCGACGCGGCCGTCTTCTTGGAGACCCTCTCGGACAAACTGCGCCGCGCCTCTCTCGATCCGGAAAGAGGCGGCGTCGGCGTGCGCGCGCGCGACGCCATGGACGCGCGCGGCGAGAGCTTCCGCGTCCTCTTCCTCATCGGCCTCAAGGAAGGCCTCTTCCCGCGCACCGTGCTCGAAGACCCGCTCTTGCGCGACGGGGCGCGCGCGGCCCTGCGCCATCCCGCCGGCTATTGGATCGCGCAGAAGGCCGCGGGCCACGAAGAAGAGCGCCTGCTCTTCTACCTGATGGCGGCCTCGGCCGCAGAGCGGCTCTTCTGCGTCTTCCCCAGGTCCGACGAAGCGGGCCGCGCCCAGGTCCCTTCGCTCTATCTGCGCGAGCTCTGCCGCGTCGCCGGCCTGGACTTCACGGGCGGCGCGGTGCGCGCCGTGCCGCGCCAGCCCGCGGCCAAGCTGGCGCAGCTGGATGCGCGGGCGGCCGCGCCGCAGGAGCTGGTCCTGCGCCTGGCCTTGGAAGGCCGCGGCGCCGAGGGCCGCCTGCCCGATACCATCGCGGACGCCCGGCTCCTGGACGAGGTCCTGGAGCGCGCCTCCGCGCTCGCGGCCTGGGGCCAAGCCGGGCCCTTCGACGGCCTGGTCGGGCCGCCCCGGGAGTTCCTCCAGACCTTGGCGCGCAAAGGCCTCTCGCCCAGCGCCCTGGACAGCTTCGCCGCCTGCCCCTTCCAGTTCTTCGCCGCCCGCGTCCTGGGCCTGGGCGAGCCTGAGGCCGCGGCCCGCTTGGGCGAGGTGCCCGCGTCCTTGCGCGGCCGCATCTACCACGAGATCCTGGAGCGCTTCTATCGCGGAGCGCCGGCTTCGCTCTGGGACCGCGATGAGGACTGGGAGCGGCGCCTGGAGGCCGGCGTGGAGGCGGTCTTCGCCGGGCGCGGCTGGCAGGAAACGGGCGTGTATCCCTTGCTCTGGCAGGCCGTGCGCGAGGCGGTCACGGAGAACCTGCGCGAGTTCCTGGCCTGGGACCGGGCCGAGGCCCTGCGCACCGGCCTGCGGCCGGCGCGCTTCGAGGAGCATCTGGAAGGCGAGGCCGCCGAGCCTCGGCCCTCGGAGCTCGGGGCGGTGAAGTTCCACGGCATCGCCGACCGCATCGACCTCGCCGCGGACGGCCGCTGGCGCGTGGTGGATTACAAGACCCGCTGGAGCAGGGGGGGAAACCTCGGCCGCCTGGCCGGGCAGGGCCGGCTCCACCAGCTCCCGCTCTACGCGGAGCTGGGACGCCGCTTGCCCGGACACGCGGATCTGGAGAGCGCCTGCCTCTACGTCCTGGAGGACTCCTTGGAGACCACGGGCCGGGAGCGCTGCCGCCGCTATGAGCCGGAGCGTCTCAATGAGGACCGGACCGCCTTCCTGGAGGCGGTCGCCGGGCGTCTGCGCCGGATGCGCGCCGGCCGGTTCCCCATCACGCCCGAGGACGGAGAGCACGGCATCTGCAGTTGGTGCCCGTTCCCGTCGCTGTGCCGCAAGAGCCACGGGCCCTCGCGGGTGCGCGCCGCGGCTCTGGCGTCCCGGACCGTCGCCGGAGAGCCTACGTCCGGGCGATGA
- the hisS gene encoding histidine--tRNA ligase produces the protein MSTIPTTPPSGFRDFLPDSCALRTRVIETISRVYRSYGFCPIDTPAAEDLAMLMGKAGGENEKLIFKIMKRGEKLDLSKGAGELADMGLRFDLTLPLARYYSRHRGVLPTPFKAFHIGPVWRAERAQKGRYREFIQCDADILGSESNHCEVEVISAVLSVFKELGLNPPAVILNDRRMLFALCDHWRIPEEKRNSLFIAMDKLDKVGPEAVLADIGQLLGGAIPEDLRGFVASGESDLDFLKTVAPEPMAGLLQIRDALAATSDSYGPFTISPTLVRGLDYYTGPVFEFRWPGLAGSIGGGGRYDRLTEQFGGMKTPACGLSIGFERLMLVLEEAGAQKASGPDACLTVFSDELWPRTLGLAKKLRSAGLRVDVYPGSGKLKAQFKYADGVKARYALVLGPDEAAAEKVNAKELATGAEASLGFEELVATLKLPSPERTTP, from the coding sequence ATGAGCACGATACCCACCACCCCCCCATCCGGCTTCCGCGACTTCCTCCCCGACTCCTGCGCCCTGCGCACGCGGGTCATCGAGACCATCTCCCGAGTCTACCGCTCCTACGGCTTCTGCCCCATCGACACGCCCGCGGCCGAGGACCTGGCCATGCTCATGGGCAAGGCCGGCGGCGAGAACGAGAAGCTCATCTTCAAGATCATGAAGCGCGGCGAGAAGCTCGACCTCTCCAAGGGCGCCGGCGAGCTCGCGGACATGGGCCTGCGCTTCGACCTCACGCTGCCTCTGGCGCGCTACTACAGCCGCCACCGCGGCGTGCTGCCCACCCCCTTCAAGGCCTTCCACATCGGCCCGGTCTGGCGCGCCGAGCGCGCCCAGAAAGGCCGCTACCGCGAGTTCATACAGTGCGACGCGGACATCCTCGGCTCGGAAAGCAACCACTGCGAGGTCGAGGTCATCTCCGCGGTGCTCTCCGTTTTCAAGGAGCTCGGCCTCAACCCCCCGGCCGTCATCCTCAACGACCGCAGGATGCTCTTCGCCCTCTGCGACCATTGGCGGATCCCCGAAGAGAAGAGGAACTCCCTCTTCATCGCCATGGACAAGCTCGACAAGGTCGGCCCCGAGGCCGTGCTCGCCGACATCGGCCAGCTCCTCGGCGGCGCCATCCCCGAGGACCTGCGCGGCTTCGTGGCGAGCGGCGAATCCGACCTCGACTTCCTGAAGACGGTCGCGCCCGAGCCCATGGCGGGCCTCCTGCAGATCCGCGACGCCCTGGCGGCGACCTCCGACTCCTACGGCCCCTTCACCATCTCGCCGACCTTGGTGCGCGGCCTCGACTACTACACCGGCCCCGTCTTCGAGTTCCGCTGGCCCGGCCTGGCCGGCTCCATCGGAGGCGGCGGCCGCTACGACCGCCTCACCGAGCAGTTCGGCGGGATGAAGACCCCGGCCTGCGGCCTCTCCATCGGCTTCGAGCGCCTCATGCTGGTGCTGGAGGAGGCCGGAGCGCAGAAAGCCTCGGGCCCGGACGCCTGCCTCACGGTCTTCTCCGATGAGCTCTGGCCCCGGACTTTGGGCCTGGCCAAGAAGCTGCGCTCCGCGGGCCTGCGCGTGGACGTCTACCCCGGCTCGGGCAAGCTCAAGGCCCAGTTCAAGTACGCCGACGGCGTCAAGGCGCGCTACGCCTTGGTCCTGGGGCCCGATGAAGCCGCGGCCGAGAAGGTCAATGCCAAGGAGCTCGCCACCGGCGCGGAAGCCTCGCTCGGCTTCGAGGAGCTCGTGGCGACGCTCAAGCTCCCCAGCCCGGAGCGAACGACGCCCTGA
- a CDS encoding DUF4389 domain-containing protein: MDSIKITVASAETASRLELIVRFIWGTIVGFVLGFIGIGAAVALVVQWFHILFLGRRQAGVQKFINAYGVAMSQLKFYWLLTTDERPPVLPQF; this comes from the coding sequence ATGGACAGCATAAAGATAACGGTCGCATCCGCAGAGACGGCGTCCCGGCTGGAGCTCATCGTCCGCTTCATATGGGGCACCATCGTAGGATTCGTGCTCGGCTTCATCGGGATCGGGGCGGCCGTGGCCCTGGTCGTCCAGTGGTTCCACATCCTCTTCCTGGGCCGGCGGCAGGCCGGCGTGCAGAAGTTCATCAACGCCTACGGGGTGGCGATGTCGCAGCTGAAATTCTACTGGCTGCTCACGACGGACGAGAGGCCCCCCGTGCTCCCGCAATTCTGA
- the gpmI gene encoding 2,3-bisphosphoglycerate-independent phosphoglycerate mutase produces the protein MPKLSLAPLKGYKPFPGPLVTVIMDGVGLGKRDESDGVFLAYKPVLDQLFQEKLFLKLKAHGKAVGLPTDEDMGNSEVGHNALGCGRVFAQGAQLVNAAIASGAIFKGKAWAEVQTRARLGGTVHFIGLLSDGNVHSHISQLFALLERCAADGFKTVRVHPLLDGRDVGQKSALDYVLPLEAKLAELSAAGRDYRVGSGGGRMVTTMDRYCANWGVVEKGWQAHVLGLGRPFSSASQAVKTYYAEDPFITDQYMDSFVITESGRPVGTIQTGDAVVFFNFRGDRAIEISRAFTEPDFNGFNRVRVPQVFYAGMMEYDGDAHIPPNFLVEPPAIDRVLGAYLCAALVPSFAVSETQKFGHVTYFWNGNNSGYIDERLEKYVEIPSDRIRFDIKPWMKAAEITDAVVAAVASGQYKFIRLNYPNGDMVGHTGVPAAVRIAVECVDLGLARIAPAVEKAKGVLMVTADHGNADCLFTEKDGKRSAHVAHTLNPVPFLVKDYSGQNPWEPSGVAAPGLSHVAATICSILGFAAPEGYDPSLVRLP, from the coding sequence ATGCCCAAGCTCTCTTTGGCCCCGCTCAAGGGCTATAAGCCGTTCCCCGGGCCGCTGGTCACGGTCATCATGGACGGCGTGGGCCTGGGCAAGCGCGACGAATCCGACGGCGTGTTCCTGGCCTATAAGCCCGTCCTCGACCAGCTCTTCCAGGAGAAGCTGTTCCTCAAGCTCAAAGCCCACGGCAAGGCCGTGGGCCTGCCCACGGACGAGGACATGGGCAACTCCGAGGTCGGGCACAACGCCCTGGGCTGCGGCCGGGTCTTCGCCCAAGGCGCCCAGCTCGTCAACGCCGCCATCGCCTCGGGCGCGATCTTCAAGGGCAAGGCCTGGGCCGAGGTGCAGACGCGCGCCCGGCTCGGCGGCACGGTGCATTTCATCGGCCTGCTCTCCGACGGCAACGTCCATTCCCATATCTCCCAGCTCTTCGCCTTGCTGGAGCGCTGCGCCGCAGACGGCTTCAAGACCGTGCGCGTGCACCCGCTCCTGGACGGCCGCGACGTGGGGCAGAAGAGCGCCTTGGACTATGTCCTGCCGCTGGAAGCCAAGCTCGCCGAGCTCTCCGCCGCGGGCCGCGACTACCGCGTAGGCTCCGGCGGCGGCCGCATGGTCACCACCATGGACCGCTACTGCGCCAACTGGGGCGTGGTGGAGAAAGGCTGGCAAGCCCACGTGCTGGGCCTGGGACGCCCGTTCTCATCCGCGTCCCAGGCGGTCAAGACCTACTACGCCGAGGATCCCTTCATCACGGACCAGTACATGGACAGCTTCGTCATCACCGAGAGCGGCCGCCCGGTCGGGACCATACAGACCGGCGACGCGGTGGTCTTCTTCAACTTCCGCGGCGACCGGGCCATCGAGATCTCCCGGGCTTTCACGGAGCCTGATTTCAATGGATTCAACCGCGTGCGCGTGCCCCAGGTCTTCTACGCGGGCATGATGGAATACGACGGCGACGCCCACATCCCGCCCAATTTCCTGGTCGAACCGCCGGCCATAGACCGGGTCCTCGGCGCGTATCTATGCGCCGCCTTGGTGCCCTCCTTCGCGGTCTCCGAGACCCAGAAGTTCGGCCACGTCACCTACTTCTGGAACGGCAACAACTCCGGCTACATCGACGAGAGGCTGGAGAAGTACGTGGAGATCCCCTCCGACAGGATCCGCTTCGACATCAAGCCCTGGATGAAGGCCGCCGAGATCACCGACGCGGTGGTCGCGGCCGTGGCCAGCGGCCAATACAAGTTCATCCGCCTCAACTACCCCAACGGCGACATGGTCGGCCACACCGGGGTGCCGGCGGCCGTGCGCATCGCCGTGGAATGCGTGGACCTGGGCCTGGCGCGCATCGCCCCCGCGGTCGAGAAGGCGAAAGGCGTCCTGATGGTGACCGCGGACCATGGCAATGCGGACTGCCTGTTCACCGAGAAGGACGGCAAGCGCTCCGCCCACGTGGCGCACACCCTCAACCCCGTGCCGTTCCTAGTCAAGGATTATTCGGGGCAGAACCCCTGGGAGCCCTCGGGCGTGGCGGCCCCGGGCCTGAGCCACGTGGCCGCCACCATCTGCAGCATCCTCGGCTTCGCGGCGCCCGAAGGCTACGACCCCTCCTTGGTGAGGCTGCCATGA
- a CDS encoding NTP transferase domain-containing protein: protein MNSIRPREILDILELLRAIESAAGDGTRTVLATFVTLDGSVFSRAGAMAVFVPTAGFSGSGIIAVTELQGPLRREIDAVAAGGGPRLTALELAEDDPVLGFGLGAPGRVEVLLEPVDDRLRGHLVALRESLLRNEGVVCGLEIEGPDLGRRALYRADDPQVKECYQEISPELVETPVGGKVRRTFLCPVHPMGKALVFGSGPVAAALSRHLAELGFSVFAADPRPGRLKGPDWQIPGVALVEGGWDQARSVAQPDEETSVVVLTRSYALDLETLQGALKSPASYVGISGPQKRTARLLAELSALEAKPRPGVFFAPAGLDIGAEAAAETALSIAAEILAARSGRKGGRLSSRQGGAAASRSRVRIPGLILAAGPGTRFSGGNKLAVVFEGKPVLRHVVDNALATRLDPVIVVLGCAAQEGLQALAGVKDPRLRVVFNPLWAGGQASSLEVGLREVPHSAPGALKLLGDMPLVKPWLIERVLSEFELSGRLAFPVYEGPDGPEGGFPLAIPRALFGEIKVLARDDADEAAASEHWSEAVRVPLTDDHTQVDIDTAADLDLLSRPL, encoded by the coding sequence ATGAACAGCATCAGACCGCGGGAGATCCTGGACATCCTCGAGCTCCTGCGCGCCATCGAGTCCGCGGCCGGGGACGGGACGCGCACGGTGCTGGCCACCTTCGTGACCTTGGACGGCTCGGTCTTCAGCCGGGCCGGGGCCATGGCGGTCTTCGTCCCCACCGCGGGATTCTCCGGCAGCGGCATCATCGCGGTCACGGAGCTGCAGGGCCCCCTGCGCCGGGAGATCGACGCGGTCGCGGCCGGCGGCGGCCCCCGGCTGACCGCGCTGGAGCTGGCCGAGGACGACCCGGTCCTGGGCTTCGGCCTGGGCGCGCCGGGCCGCGTCGAGGTCCTGCTCGAGCCGGTCGACGACCGCCTGCGCGGGCACCTCGTCGCGCTGCGGGAGTCCCTCCTGCGCAACGAGGGCGTGGTCTGCGGCCTGGAGATCGAAGGCCCGGACCTGGGCCGCCGCGCCCTCTACCGCGCCGACGATCCCCAGGTCAAGGAATGCTACCAGGAGATCAGCCCGGAGCTCGTGGAGACCCCGGTGGGGGGCAAAGTGCGGCGCACCTTCCTCTGCCCCGTGCATCCCATGGGCAAGGCGCTGGTGTTCGGCTCCGGACCCGTCGCCGCGGCTTTGTCCCGGCATCTGGCGGAACTGGGGTTCTCGGTCTTCGCCGCGGATCCCCGCCCCGGCCGGCTCAAGGGCCCGGACTGGCAGATCCCCGGCGTCGCCCTCGTCGAGGGCGGCTGGGACCAGGCGCGCTCCGTCGCCCAGCCTGACGAGGAGACCTCGGTGGTCGTGCTCACCCGCAGCTACGCCCTGGACCTCGAGACCCTGCAGGGCGCCCTCAAGAGCCCGGCCTCCTACGTGGGCATCAGCGGCCCGCAGAAGCGCACGGCGCGGCTCTTGGCGGAGCTCTCCGCTTTGGAGGCGAAGCCGCGGCCGGGGGTGTTCTTCGCGCCGGCCGGCCTGGACATCGGCGCCGAGGCCGCGGCGGAGACCGCGCTCTCCATCGCGGCGGAGATCCTGGCCGCCCGCTCGGGCCGCAAGGGGGGAAGGCTCTCCTCGCGGCAGGGCGGCGCTGCCGCGTCGCGGTCCCGGGTCCGCATCCCGGGCCTGATCCTGGCCGCCGGGCCGGGGACGCGCTTTTCGGGCGGCAACAAGCTCGCCGTCGTGTTCGAGGGCAAGCCGGTGCTGAGGCACGTGGTGGACAACGCCCTGGCCACGCGCCTGGATCCGGTCATCGTGGTCCTGGGCTGCGCCGCGCAAGAGGGCCTCCAGGCCCTGGCCGGGGTCAAGGATCCTCGGCTGCGCGTGGTCTTCAATCCCCTGTGGGCAGGCGGCCAGGCTTCCTCCTTGGAGGTCGGCCTGCGCGAGGTCCCCCATAGCGCCCCGGGCGCGCTCAAGCTCCTGGGCGACATGCCGCTGGTCAAGCCTTGGCTCATCGAACGCGTGCTCTCGGAGTTCGAGCTTTCCGGCCGGCTCGCCTTCCCGGTCTACGAGGGCCCGGACGGCCCGGAGGGGGGCTTCCCTCTGGCGATCCCCCGCGCTCTCTTCGGCGAGATCAAGGTCCTGGCGCGCGACGACGCCGACGAGGCGGCGGCCTCCGAGCATTGGTCGGAAGCCGTACGCGTTCCGCTCACGGACGACCATACCCAGGTCGACATCGATACGGCCGCTGACCTCGACCTTCTGTCCCGGCCGCTCTGA
- a CDS encoding DedA family protein — protein sequence MDLLRTGLDVFIHLDVHLNQWAVLLGPWLYGVLFLIIFGETGLVVTPYLPGDSLLFAVGALAAQEGSPISLPWVWALLSAAAVLGDAVNYSVGKWAGPKVFNRRDSWILNRKHLDEAHRFYDKYGGKTIILARFVPIVRTFAPFVAGIGTMSYPRFALYNVTGGLAWTTAFLLAGYKFAGLPVVKNHFHYVILAIIVISCIPPVWEYLRARRERALKSAVGSC from the coding sequence ATGGACCTCCTGCGCACCGGCTTGGACGTCTTCATCCACCTCGACGTCCATCTCAACCAATGGGCCGTGCTCTTGGGCCCCTGGCTCTACGGGGTGCTCTTCCTCATCATTTTCGGCGAGACCGGGCTGGTGGTCACGCCGTACCTGCCCGGGGATTCCTTGCTCTTCGCCGTGGGCGCCTTGGCCGCGCAGGAGGGGTCGCCCATCAGCCTGCCCTGGGTCTGGGCCCTGCTGAGCGCGGCCGCGGTGCTGGGCGACGCGGTCAATTACTCGGTCGGCAAGTGGGCCGGGCCCAAGGTCTTCAACCGCCGGGACTCCTGGATCCTCAACCGCAAGCACCTCGACGAAGCTCACCGCTTCTACGACAAGTACGGGGGCAAGACCATCATCCTGGCGCGCTTCGTGCCCATCGTGCGCACCTTCGCGCCCTTCGTGGCCGGCATCGGGACCATGAGCTATCCGCGCTTCGCCCTCTACAACGTGACCGGGGGCCTGGCCTGGACCACGGCGTTCCTGTTGGCCGGCTACAAGTTCGCGGGCCTGCCCGTGGTCAAGAACCATTTCCACTACGTGATCCTGGCCATCATCGTCATCTCCTGCATCCCTCCGGTGTGGGAGTACCTCAGGGCCCGCCGCGAGCGCGCCTTGAAGTCAGCCGTTGGCTCATGTTAA
- a CDS encoding transglutaminase-like domain-containing protein, whose translation MKAFSETELRSLVSLLDEDDPQNLDRIQRDILEVGAPAIPYLDELRGRGGPDVTARADALARRLHFHGLQQEFRKLAAAPAPDLEDGVWLLARFGYPEVDPAEYRGRLDALADQVRQALPADAPPAQALQKLSSQLFAVMGFCGNEKHYYDPDNSFLNRVLEDRRGIPVSLSALYLLVGRRLGLPVYGVATPGHFLVGVRLGAETSYLDAYNRGRAMTLADVQHMLSRSGYEFRPEFVAPAGARDILARMMRNLISIYQKAAQAERAEMLSSLVDILVGARPAPAAPLEP comes from the coding sequence ATGAAGGCCTTCTCGGAGACCGAGCTGCGCAGCCTGGTCTCTCTGCTCGACGAGGACGACCCGCAGAACCTGGACCGCATCCAGCGCGACATCCTGGAGGTCGGGGCCCCCGCCATCCCCTACCTTGACGAGCTGCGCGGCCGCGGCGGACCGGATGTCACCGCCCGGGCCGACGCCCTGGCCCGCCGGCTCCATTTCCACGGGCTGCAGCAGGAGTTCCGCAAGCTCGCGGCCGCCCCCGCCCCGGACCTGGAGGACGGGGTCTGGCTCCTGGCGCGCTTCGGCTATCCCGAGGTGGACCCCGCCGAGTATCGCGGCCGGCTCGACGCCCTGGCCGACCAGGTCCGCCAGGCGCTGCCGGCCGACGCGCCGCCCGCCCAGGCCCTGCAGAAGCTGAGCAGCCAGCTCTTCGCCGTCATGGGCTTCTGCGGCAACGAAAAGCACTACTACGACCCGGACAACTCCTTCCTCAACCGGGTGCTCGAGGACCGCCGGGGCATCCCGGTCAGCCTGTCCGCGCTCTACCTGCTCGTGGGCCGGCGCCTCGGCCTGCCGGTCTACGGAGTGGCTACACCCGGCCATTTCCTGGTCGGGGTGCGCCTGGGCGCCGAGACGAGCTATCTCGACGCCTACAACCGGGGCCGCGCCATGACCTTGGCCGACGTCCAGCACATGCTCTCGCGCAGCGGCTACGAGTTCCGGCCGGAATTCGTCGCGCCCGCCGGAGCCCGCGACATCCTCGCGCGCATGATGCGCAACCTCATCTCCATCTACCAGAAGGCGGCCCAGGCCGAGCGCGCCGAGATGCTCTCCAGCCTGGTGGATATCCTGGTCGGCGCGCGGCCCGCCCCGGCGGCCCCTCTGGAGCCATGA
- a CDS encoding dipeptide epimerase, with protein sequence MSSRDSAIVSVDVRPLQAPMNEPFVIAGGEAAEVRNVLVRVRLASGATGWGEGAPMAAYNGETQAGTLRGARAARAALLGRDAAAWRSLLEELEARLPHRGAARAALGMALLDAWTRHVGIPLSSLFGGSETSLRTDITVSLVPPGEARLAARRIVARGVKTIKIKVGHDVDEDEARVRAVAGAARGLRLMLDANQGYGPGESLRLLRRLRRAGIVPVLFEQPAEAEDYAGLRAVASRGGVPVAADESAGSREAVLRLVRERAAQVVNIKFMKSGLLEAWDIAAIARSAGLGLMIGGNIESSLAMTAAAHFAAGLGGFAFVDLDTPLWFSRDPMTGVRLGPGGVYDLSRVRAGIGVQPRSWSN encoded by the coding sequence GTGTCCTCCCGCGACTCGGCCATCGTCTCCGTGGATGTCCGGCCCCTGCAGGCGCCCATGAACGAGCCGTTCGTCATCGCCGGCGGCGAAGCGGCCGAAGTCCGCAACGTGCTCGTCCGGGTGCGCCTGGCCTCCGGCGCCACGGGGTGGGGAGAAGGCGCGCCCATGGCGGCCTACAACGGCGAGACCCAGGCCGGGACCCTGCGCGGCGCCCGCGCGGCGCGCGCCGCCCTGCTCGGCCGCGACGCCGCCGCGTGGAGGAGCCTCCTCGAGGAGCTGGAGGCACGCCTGCCGCACCGCGGCGCGGCGCGGGCCGCTTTGGGCATGGCCCTGCTCGACGCCTGGACCCGGCACGTCGGCATCCCCCTGAGCTCTCTCTTCGGCGGGTCCGAGACCTCGCTGCGCACCGACATCACGGTCTCGCTGGTGCCGCCCGGCGAGGCCCGCCTGGCCGCGCGGCGCATCGTGGCGCGCGGCGTGAAGACCATCAAGATCAAGGTCGGCCACGACGTGGACGAAGACGAAGCGCGCGTGCGCGCCGTGGCCGGAGCGGCCCGCGGCCTGCGCCTGATGCTCGACGCCAACCAGGGCTACGGCCCGGGCGAGTCTTTGCGCCTTCTGCGCCGGCTGCGGCGCGCCGGCATCGTGCCGGTCCTCTTCGAGCAGCCCGCCGAGGCGGAGGACTACGCCGGCCTGCGCGCGGTGGCCTCCCGCGGCGGGGTCCCGGTGGCCGCCGACGAGTCGGCCGGCAGCCGCGAGGCGGTCCTGCGCCTGGTGCGCGAGCGCGCGGCGCAGGTCGTCAACATCAAGTTCATGAAATCCGGCCTCCTGGAGGCCTGGGACATCGCGGCCATCGCGCGCAGCGCCGGTCTGGGCCTCATGATCGGAGGCAACATCGAATCGTCCTTGGCCATGACCGCCGCCGCGCACTTCGCCGCGGGCCTGGGCGGCTTCGCCTTCGTGGACCTCGACACGCCCTTATGGTTCAGCCGCGACCCCATGACCGGGGTGCGCCTGGGGCCGGGAGGCGTCTACGACCTCTCGCGCGTCCGGGCCGGCATCGGCGTGCAGCCCAGGAGTTGGAGCAACTGA